Proteins from one Planctomyces sp. SH-PL62 genomic window:
- a CDS encoding DUF1501 domain-containing protein: MRDDALFRPSIGRREMLRTSALGLGALGLVDLLGARDVLAGPSAAGADAGDLAPRAPHFPGKAKRVVHFFLNGGPSHVDTFDPKPALDRYDGKPIPLDLTTERKTGAAFASPFKFRRYGESGLEVSELFARTAEHVDDIAVIRSMVAQVPNHEPSLMLMNCGDSVLPRPSVGAWVLYGLGTENQNLPGFVAMCPSGYPVKDAENWASAFLPGAYQGTFVDPQFADVDKLIENIRSPHASREAQRRQLDLLRRLASDHRRERPDARLDARIQSFETAFRMQMEAADAFDVNREPQPVREMYGDSVHGRQTLIARRLLERGVRYVQLWHGAGQSWDDHSNLAVNHRKLAGEVDGPIAALLTDLKRLGMLDDTLVIWGGEFGRTPTVELDGSGKSSLGRDHNHYGFTVWMAGGGVKGGTVHGATDEFGFKAVEDPVSVHDLHATILHLLGFDHERLTYRYAGRDFRLTDVHGKVVRPILA, translated from the coding sequence ATGCGAGACGACGCCCTGTTCCGACCGTCGATCGGCCGCCGCGAAATGCTCCGGACCTCGGCGCTGGGCCTCGGCGCGCTGGGCCTCGTCGACCTGCTGGGCGCCCGCGACGTCCTGGCCGGCCCGTCGGCCGCCGGGGCCGACGCGGGGGACCTGGCCCCGAGGGCGCCGCACTTCCCCGGCAAGGCGAAGCGCGTCGTCCACTTCTTCCTCAACGGCGGCCCCAGCCACGTCGACACGTTCGACCCCAAGCCGGCCCTGGACCGTTACGACGGCAAGCCGATCCCGCTCGACCTGACCACCGAGCGCAAGACCGGCGCGGCGTTCGCCTCGCCGTTCAAGTTCCGCCGGTACGGCGAGAGCGGCCTGGAGGTCTCCGAGCTGTTCGCCCGCACGGCCGAGCACGTCGACGACATCGCCGTGATCCGCTCGATGGTCGCGCAGGTGCCGAATCATGAGCCGTCGCTGATGCTCATGAACTGCGGGGACTCGGTCCTCCCCCGGCCGAGCGTCGGCGCGTGGGTGCTCTACGGCCTGGGGACGGAGAACCAGAACCTCCCCGGCTTCGTCGCCATGTGCCCGAGCGGCTATCCGGTGAAGGACGCCGAGAACTGGGCCTCGGCATTCCTGCCAGGTGCCTACCAGGGGACGTTCGTCGATCCCCAGTTCGCCGACGTGGACAAGCTGATCGAGAACATCCGCAGCCCGCACGCCTCGCGCGAGGCCCAGCGCCGGCAGCTCGACCTGCTGCGACGGCTGGCCTCGGACCACCGCCGCGAACGGCCGGACGCCCGGCTCGACGCCCGCATCCAGTCGTTCGAGACCGCCTTCCGAATGCAGATGGAGGCGGCCGACGCCTTCGACGTGAACCGCGAGCCGCAGCCCGTCCGCGAGATGTACGGCGACTCGGTCCACGGCCGCCAGACCCTCATCGCCCGCCGCCTGCTGGAGCGGGGCGTCCGCTACGTGCAGCTCTGGCACGGCGCGGGCCAGTCCTGGGACGACCACTCCAACCTGGCGGTCAATCATCGCAAGCTGGCCGGCGAAGTCGACGGTCCGATCGCCGCCCTCTTGACCGATTTGAAGCGGCTGGGGATGCTCGACGACACCCTGGTGATCTGGGGGGGCGAGTTCGGCCGCACGCCGACCGTGGAGTTAGACGGCAGCGGCAAGTCCTCGCTCGGCCGCGACCACAACCACTACGGCTTCACCGTCTGGATGGCCGGCGGCGGCGTCAAGGGGGGGACGGTCCACGGCGCGACCGACGAGTTCGGCTTCAAGGCGGTCGAGGACCCGGTGAGCGTCCACGATCTCCACGCCACGATCCTCCACCTCCTCGGCTTCGACCACGAGCGCCTGACCTACCGCTACGCCGGCCGCGACTTCCGCCTCACCGACGTGCACGGCAAGGTCGTCCGTCCGATCCTCGCCTGA
- a CDS encoding succinylglutamate desuccinylase/aspartoacylase family protein, which produces MTRVVARPDKLDLDSPGRRDYWVALEHDSIWGDHLIPLTVWVGPEAAEGRGLVAFGSNHGNEYEGPVALKHLMRTIRTEDVRGRIIFIPVLNPSAFRSGTRESRPDDGVNLNRAFVEGAGTTPALAGITHRIAAFVRAWIWPRVHTVIDLHAGGDVARFALCANYHRVDDPKLAHEIEQTARWFGTPCLMVYQNQTPGLLPSEAERLGKITVGTELGWGRAVNVDGVRYGKQGVLAAAILQGQLRGEIEPIDHHRDGTQRVLEMVDRECFTVAPFDGHYEPVVECGTAVKRGQTVGLLHDFDHIDMEPWPAVAGVDGVVLAQAWAAPIPRGQHIVVVARLVS; this is translated from the coding sequence ATGACGCGCGTCGTCGCCCGACCCGACAAGCTGGACCTGGACTCCCCCGGCCGCCGCGACTACTGGGTCGCGCTGGAGCATGACAGCATCTGGGGGGACCACCTCATCCCCCTGACCGTCTGGGTCGGCCCGGAGGCGGCCGAGGGCCGCGGGCTGGTCGCGTTCGGGTCGAACCACGGCAACGAGTACGAGGGGCCGGTCGCCCTCAAGCACCTGATGCGGACCATCCGCACGGAGGACGTGCGGGGGCGGATCATCTTCATCCCGGTCCTCAACCCCTCGGCCTTCCGGTCGGGGACGCGCGAGAGCCGGCCCGACGACGGCGTGAACCTGAACCGGGCGTTCGTCGAGGGGGCCGGGACGACCCCGGCCCTGGCGGGGATCACGCACCGGATCGCCGCCTTCGTCCGCGCCTGGATCTGGCCCCGCGTGCATACCGTGATCGACCTCCACGCCGGCGGCGACGTCGCCCGCTTCGCCCTCTGCGCCAACTACCACCGGGTCGACGACCCGAAGCTCGCCCACGAGATCGAACAGACCGCCCGCTGGTTCGGGACGCCCTGCCTGATGGTGTACCAGAACCAGACGCCGGGGCTGCTGCCGAGCGAGGCCGAGCGGCTCGGCAAGATCACCGTCGGCACAGAGCTGGGCTGGGGCCGCGCCGTGAACGTCGACGGGGTCCGCTACGGCAAGCAGGGGGTCCTGGCCGCGGCGATCCTGCAAGGCCAGCTCCGGGGCGAGATCGAGCCGATCGACCACCACCGCGACGGCACCCAGCGCGTGCTGGAGATGGTGGACCGCGAATGCTTCACCGTCGCCCCGTTCGACGGCCACTACGAGCCCGTGGTCGAATGCGGGACCGCCGTGAAACGGGGCCAGACGGTGGGCCTGCTCCACGACTTCGACCACATCGACATGGAGCCCTGGCCGGCGGTCGCCGGCGTGGACGGGGTGGTGCTCGCCCAGGCCTGGGCCGCGCCGATCCCCCGGGGCCAGCACATCGTGGTGGTCGCCCGCCTCGTCTCCTGA
- a CDS encoding mandelate racemase/muconate lactonizing enzyme family protein, translated as MKITEIVCQILRIKNVEAKTASSQDSVLVRVRTDEGIEGIGEADSSPEMVKAVIDAPFSHNVACGLRGLLVGENPLEIDRLWQTMYRRTMYCGRRSTTITAMAAIDMALWDIKGKKFGEPIHRLLGGKRHDKFRAYASILFGKDGAQTADIGKRWIDAGYTAVKFGWEPMGQSEAVDRDLVVGARKGLGDDAELLVDAGCVWDARTALDRAKAFEQQRIGWLEEPLHPDDYEGYRWLRDRSPVPIASGEEECGRQSFRPYIDGRCLDVYQVDLSRNGFTDSAYIRQRVEEIGARLCNHCYTSPVTVAASLHWLSTCRDAFLFEDCVEDSPLRHELTHEKIQAVDGWITVPDRPGLGVTIDEDFVRSTLVSESK; from the coding sequence ATGAAGATCACCGAGATCGTCTGCCAGATCCTCCGCATCAAGAACGTGGAGGCCAAGACGGCCAGCAGCCAGGACTCCGTGCTCGTGCGGGTGCGGACCGACGAGGGGATCGAGGGGATCGGCGAGGCCGACTCCTCCCCGGAGATGGTCAAGGCCGTCATCGACGCCCCGTTCAGCCACAACGTGGCGTGCGGACTCCGCGGCCTGCTGGTGGGCGAGAACCCGCTGGAGATCGACCGGCTCTGGCAGACGATGTACCGCCGGACGATGTATTGCGGCCGACGCTCCACGACCATCACGGCGATGGCGGCGATCGACATGGCCCTGTGGGACATCAAGGGGAAGAAGTTCGGCGAGCCGATCCACCGGCTGCTCGGCGGCAAGCGGCACGACAAGTTCCGCGCCTACGCCTCGATCCTCTTCGGCAAGGACGGCGCGCAGACCGCCGACATCGGCAAGCGCTGGATCGACGCGGGCTACACGGCCGTGAAGTTCGGCTGGGAGCCGATGGGCCAGAGCGAGGCCGTCGACCGCGACCTCGTCGTCGGCGCCCGCAAGGGACTGGGCGACGACGCCGAACTGCTGGTCGACGCCGGCTGCGTGTGGGACGCCCGCACGGCCCTCGACCGCGCCAAGGCCTTCGAGCAGCAGCGCATCGGCTGGCTGGAGGAGCCGCTCCACCCCGACGACTACGAGGGCTACCGCTGGCTCCGCGACCGCTCCCCGGTCCCCATCGCCTCGGGCGAGGAGGAGTGCGGCCGGCAGTCGTTCCGGCCCTACATCGACGGCCGCTGCCTGGACGTCTATCAGGTCGACCTCTCGCGCAACGGGTTCACCGACTCGGCCTACATCCGCCAGCGGGTCGAGGAGATCGGGGCGAGGCTCTGCAACCACTGCTACACCAGCCCGGTGACCGTGGCCGCCAGCCTGCACTGGCTCTCCACCTGCCGCGACGCCTTCCTGTTCGAGGACTGCGTCGAGGATTCGCCCCTCCGGCATGAACTCACCCACGAGAAGATCCAGGCGGTCGACGGCTGGATCACGGTCCCCGACCGGCCGGGCCTGGGTGTGACGATCGACGAGGACTTCGTCCGTTCCACCCTCGTCAGCGAGTCGAAGTGA
- a CDS encoding MFS transporter encodes MTAAAAEPGGLRGRYGVLAFVCTLSMITYLDRACFSMALRPIAGELGLSDASQLKWAITAFAIAYAAFEIPAGAMGDRLGAKVMLTRIVIWWSACTALTGLVGLRVGGVVMGGVGSLILLRFLFGAGEAGAYPNITRALHDRLPARSWETAQGLVFMSGRLAGGLTPLLWAVLVGGSETSAPWITWRGAFLLFGAIGVAWAVAFRLGFPDRPAAVAAGPEARPAPHAGVPWKALVTSRTLWALCIMYLSVNFAWAFNLSYLPTYVEQRFGLGADDRIGAIYKGAPLWVGAAGCLLGGPAVNGLARLLGDRRRARRALGVSALSVGAACWWGAMRAENVHVYCTLVSLAAFTIDLTLGACWASCQDLGRSHAATTAACMNTVGTLGNALAGWLTGTLVEGSLAARAAALHVAPSGLAEADRRLAAIAGYESAFGTYVAAFLIAAVCWLLIDPSRPIAAEDRDRA; translated from the coding sequence GTGACGGCGGCGGCGGCCGAGCCCGGCGGCCTCCGGGGGCGGTACGGGGTGCTGGCTTTCGTCTGCACCCTTTCGATGATCACCTATCTCGACCGGGCGTGCTTCAGCATGGCGCTGCGGCCGATCGCCGGCGAGTTGGGGCTGTCCGACGCCTCGCAGCTCAAGTGGGCCATCACCGCCTTCGCGATCGCCTACGCGGCCTTCGAGATCCCCGCCGGCGCCATGGGCGACCGGCTGGGGGCGAAGGTCATGCTGACGCGGATCGTCATCTGGTGGTCGGCCTGCACGGCCCTGACCGGGCTGGTCGGACTGCGGGTCGGCGGCGTGGTGATGGGGGGGGTCGGCTCGCTGATCCTCCTCCGCTTCCTGTTCGGCGCCGGCGAGGCCGGCGCGTACCCGAACATCACCCGGGCGCTGCACGACCGGCTCCCGGCCCGGAGCTGGGAGACCGCGCAGGGCCTGGTCTTCATGTCCGGGAGGCTTGCGGGGGGTCTCACCCCCCTGCTCTGGGCGGTCCTCGTCGGCGGGAGCGAGACGTCCGCCCCGTGGATCACCTGGCGCGGCGCCTTCCTGCTCTTCGGGGCCATCGGCGTCGCCTGGGCCGTCGCGTTCCGGCTGGGCTTCCCCGACCGACCCGCCGCGGTCGCCGCCGGGCCCGAGGCCCGCCCGGCCCCCCACGCGGGCGTCCCCTGGAAGGCCCTGGTTACGAGCCGGACCCTCTGGGCGCTCTGCATCATGTACCTGTCCGTCAACTTCGCCTGGGCGTTCAACCTCAGCTACCTGCCCACGTACGTGGAGCAGCGGTTCGGGCTCGGCGCCGACGACCGGATCGGCGCGATCTACAAGGGGGCGCCGCTCTGGGTGGGGGCCGCCGGCTGCCTGCTGGGAGGCCCCGCGGTCAACGGCCTGGCCCGGCTCCTGGGCGACCGCCGCCGCGCGCGGCGGGCCCTGGGGGTCTCGGCGCTCTCCGTGGGCGCGGCCTGCTGGTGGGGAGCCATGCGAGCCGAGAACGTCCACGTCTACTGCACGCTGGTCTCGCTGGCCGCCTTCACGATCGACCTGACCCTGGGGGCGTGCTGGGCGTCTTGCCAGGATCTCGGGCGGAGTCACGCGGCGACGACCGCCGCCTGCATGAACACGGTCGGCACGCTCGGCAACGCGCTGGCCGGCTGGCTCACGGGCACGCTGGTGGAGGGTTCGCTCGCCGCACGGGCCGCCGCGCTCCACGTCGCCCCGTCCGGTCTGGCCGAGGCCGACCGGCGGCTCGCCGCGATCGCCGGCTATGAGTCCGCGTTCGGCACCTACGTCGCCGCCTTCCTCATCGCCGCCGTCTGCTGGCTCCTCATCGACCCCAGCCGACCGATCGCGGCCGAGGATCGCGATCGGGCCTGA
- a CDS encoding (deoxy)nucleoside triphosphate pyrophosphohydrolase, giving the protein MTDPIATRTGTDADDGGKLTLVGIGIVRGGGRFLIRERPPGTVYAGYWEFPGGKVEPGETPEQTTVRECLEETGLVVVATSLRAVIEHVYPHGRVRLHFFDCAPADPSAQPDPEHGCRWVPADELSRYRFPEANEPILAQLVVEFGG; this is encoded by the coding sequence GTGACCGACCCGATCGCGACCCGAACGGGAACCGACGCCGACGACGGGGGGAAGCTCACCCTCGTCGGCATCGGGATCGTCCGCGGGGGAGGGCGGTTCCTGATCCGGGAACGCCCCCCCGGCACGGTCTACGCCGGATACTGGGAGTTCCCCGGCGGCAAGGTCGAGCCCGGCGAGACCCCGGAGCAGACCACCGTCCGCGAATGCCTCGAAGAGACCGGCCTGGTCGTCGTCGCGACGAGCCTTCGGGCCGTGATCGAGCACGTCTATCCCCACGGCCGCGTCCGACTCCACTTCTTCGACTGCGCCCCCGCCGACCCTTCCGCTCAGCCCGACCCCGAACACGGCTGCCGCTGGGTCCCCGCCGACGAGCTGTCCCGCTATCGCTTCCCCGAGGCGAACGAGCCCATCCTCGCGCAACTGGTCGTCGAGTTCGGCGGATGA
- a CDS encoding enoyl-ACP reductase: MGLFSGKKGMVLGVANDFSIAWAVTRKLLDEGAEVGFTHLPGDKMERRVRKLAEPIGAKLITPCDVQKDEDIARVFEQAGETYGSLDFVLHSIAFAPLNDLKCSFVDSSREGFKTAMEISAYSLAAVSRYASKVMPNGGSILTLTYYGGEKVVPGYNMMGVCKAALDASVKYLAYDLGPKNIRVNAVSAGPVKTLAASAVGDFDDLSGLYDAVSPMQRNITRDEVGSSGMFLLSDLASGITGEILHVDCGYNVMGSPGRAFEKSKA; this comes from the coding sequence ATGGGATTGTTCTCCGGGAAGAAGGGCATGGTGCTGGGAGTCGCCAATGATTTCAGCATCGCCTGGGCCGTCACGCGCAAGCTCCTCGACGAGGGCGCGGAGGTCGGCTTCACCCACCTCCCCGGCGACAAGATGGAACGTCGCGTGCGGAAGCTCGCCGAGCCGATCGGCGCCAAGCTGATCACCCCCTGCGACGTCCAGAAGGACGAGGACATCGCCCGCGTCTTCGAGCAGGCCGGGGAGACCTACGGCTCGCTCGACTTCGTCCTGCACTCGATCGCCTTCGCCCCGCTCAACGACCTCAAGTGCTCGTTCGTCGACTCCAGCCGCGAGGGCTTCAAGACGGCCATGGAGATCAGCGCCTACAGCCTGGCCGCCGTCTCCCGTTACGCCTCCAAGGTCATGCCGAACGGCGGGTCGATCCTCACCCTGACCTACTACGGCGGCGAGAAGGTCGTCCCCGGCTACAACATGATGGGCGTCTGCAAGGCCGCGCTCGACGCCTCGGTGAAGTACCTGGCCTATGACCTGGGCCCCAAGAACATCCGGGTCAACGCCGTCTCCGCCGGCCCGGTCAAGACCCTCGCCGCCTCGGCCGTCGGCGATTTCGACGACCTCTCCGGCCTGTACGACGCCGTCTCGCCGATGCAGCGCAACATCACCCGCGACGAGGTGGGCTCCTCCGGGATGTTCCTCCTCTCCGACCTGGCCAGCGGCATCACCGGCGAGATCCTCCACGTCGACTGCGGCTACAACGTCATGGGCTCCCCCGGTCGCGCCTTCGAAAAGAGCAAAGCCTGA